A single Buteo buteo unplaced genomic scaffold, bButBut1.hap1.1 HAP1_SCAFFOLD_56, whole genome shotgun sequence DNA region contains:
- the LOC142027783 gene encoding T-cell activation Rho GTPase-activating protein-like has product MGLPWPFAHRRTLAAAQAPGQVGSGCSRALFGQPLAALCGEDGSLPRPIQEMLAVLHKEGPSTEGIFRRAAGRTEFRELREALDHGADVDLGSQPALLLAVILKDFLRSIPAKLLVTDLYEDWMAAMQKSGKEEKVEELKAVAKKLPGANLVLLKRLLALLQHIGHNASSSRMTASNLAICLGPNLLSPPNEDVLPLEAMLAVTEKVNVLVAFLIENCGDIFVEEMAGRSCPSAGESAAPMDRATEAGGDAVVESEMSEVWQLHQGLPSYPRHGIPVFAELPETN; this is encoded by the exons atggggctgccctggccctttgctcatcgGAGGACCctggccgctgcccaggcgccagggcaggtgggctccggctgcagcagggcgctctttggccagcccctggcagccctctgcggggaggacggctccctgccccggcccatccag gagatgctggctgtcctgcacaagGAAGGACCGTCGACAGAAGGGATATTCCGAAGAGCTGCCGGCAGGACAGAGTTTCGTgagctgcgggaggccctggaccACGGTGCGGATgtcgacctgggcagccagcctgcgctgctgctggccgtcatcttgaag gacttcctccgaagcatccccgccaagctcctcgtgacagacctctacgaggactggatggcagcgatgcagaagagcggcaaggaggagaaggttgaagagctgaaagc ggtggccaagaagttgcctggagccaatCTCGTCCTCCTCAAGcggctgctggccctcctccagcacatcggccacaacgcctccagcagcagaatgaccgccagcaacctggccatctgccttgggccaaatcTGCTGAGCCCACCTAACGAGGACGTGCTCCCCCTTgaggccatgctggcggtgactgagaag gtgaacgtgctggTGGCGTTTCTCATTGAAAACTGCGGTGACATCTttgtggaggagatggctggccgctcctgtccatcagccgGGGAGTCGGCAGCCCCCATGgacagagccacag AAGCTGGGGGAGACGCGGTGGTGGAGTCCGAAATGTCAGAGGTATGGCAGCTCCATCAGGGGCTACCCTCCTACCCGAGACACGGTATCCCCGTGTTTGCTGAGCTGCCAGAAACGAACTGA